The following coding sequences lie in one Miscanthus floridulus cultivar M001 chromosome 9, ASM1932011v1, whole genome shotgun sequence genomic window:
- the LOC136480071 gene encoding uncharacterized protein, whose translation MASNFHVEHINFYIADFNTAYHTILGRLALAKFMAIPHYAYLVLKMTSSARVLALRANLSIAYAYKTESLSLTEATNLSIQMASKVNDTRMVPADDLETPALQPPHASTKSKETKEVDLDLDDLTKLVKIGAHLDPK comes from the coding sequence ATGGCTAGCAACTTccatgtcgagcacatcaacttctacatcgctgacttcaacaccgcctaccacaccatacttggtcgtctagctctagccaagttcatggccataccgcactatgcctatctggtattGAAGATGACTTCGTCTGCAAGAGTTTTGgctctacgggccaacctctccatcgcctacgcctataagacagagagtctctccctcactgaagccaccaacctctccatccagatggccagcaaGGTTAACGACACCAGGATGGTGcccgccgatgacctagagaCCCCAGCGCTGCAGCCTCCTCATGCCTCTaccaagtctaaggaaacaaaggaggttgACCTCGACCTTGACGACCTCACCAAGCTcgtcaagattggggctcatctcgaccccaaatag